In Paludibacter propionicigenes WB4, the genomic window TCAGTTTTTTGAGATGTTGTTTCAAAAAAGGCGATGGAGTAGCGAAAATCAGAATGTCAGAAGTGCGCACCAGCTTATTTATATCGCTTGTGAAATTAATCCGGTCGGTGTCAAACTTTACACCGGTGAGGTACGAAGGGTTTTTGCTCAGACGGATAAACTCATCAATCTGTTCTTGCCGCCTCATATACCAATTAATTTCCTGAGCATTGGTCAGTGCAATTTTGGCAATTGCAGTGGCCCAGCTCCCGCCGCCTATTACTGCAATTTTACTTTTTTCGTTCATTATTTTATAGTTAACGAGTGGACGAGTAAACGAGTAAACGAGATAAAGACTTATTCTTACTCAATTACGGGCTTACTATCCTTTTTTGTTTACTTGTCTCCTTGTTTACTTGTTTACTGCTTCAATCCATTCTGCCACGTCTTCTTTCGACGGGTTGGTCAATTCCAGTTTGTTCTTTTTATTGATTCCGCAAATGTCCTGATGGAATTTGTTCGGGTTTAGTCCTTTGAGGTCGGCAACCATTACGATGCCGGCTTTTTGAACCACCTCAACCCATGCTTCGGGGATGCCCAATGCTATGAATTTATCGGGACCATCTTTTTTGGCTACCTTTTCGGGCTTCATTTGAGGGAAGAAAAGCACTTCCTGTATGGCTTGCTGACCGGTCATAAGCATTACCAAACGATCCATACCGATACCCATTCCTGAAGTAGGAGGCATACCGTATTCCAATGAGCGCACAAAATCCATATCGATAAACATAGCTTCGTCATCGCCCTTTTCGCTCAGTTTCAGTTGTTCCTGAAAGCGTCCAAGTTGGTCGATTGGGTCGTTCAGTTCCGAGTAAGCATTCGCCAGCTCTTTACCGTTTACCATCAACTCGAAACGTTCTGTCAGCTCGGGGTTGTCGCGGTGGCGTTTACACAGAGGCGACATTTCGCGCGGATAATCGGTAATAAAAGTTGGTTGTATGTAGTTTCCTTCGCATTTTTCGCCGAAGATTTCGTCAATCATTTTGCCTTTACCCATGGTTTCATCAACTTCCACGTGCAACGTTTTGCACACTTCGCGCAGCTGAACTTCGTCCATGCCGTTGATGTCTATGCCGGTGTGTTCTTTAATAGCATCAATCATAGTAATGCGCTTAAACGGCGTTTTGAAACTGATGGTTTTATCGCCCACGGTAATTTCGTTAGTGCCGTTCACATCTAAACAAATTTTCTCTATCATTCGTTCGGTGAAGTCCATCATCCAGTTGTAGTCTTTGTAGGCTACGTATATTTCCATGGCTGTAAATTCAGGATTGTGGGTACGGTCCATACCTTCGTTGCGGAAGTTTTTGGAGAATTCATAAACGCCTTCAAATCCGCCTACAATCAGTCTTTTGAGGTATAACTCATCGGCCACACGGAGGTACAGCGGGATGTCCAGCGCGTTGTGATGGGTAATAAACGGACGAGCCGAAGCACCACCGGGTATCGATTGCAGAATAGGAGTTTCTACCTCGATGTAACCCTGAGCGTTGAAGTAGTCGCGCATAGATTGGTACACCTTGGTACGTTTCAGAAAAATATCTTTTACGCCATCGTTTACCACCAGGTCCACGTAGCGCTGACGGTAGCGTTGTTCAGGGTCTTCGAAAGCATCGAAAGCCACGCCATCTTTATATTTTACGATAGGGAGCGGGCGCAGCGCCTTGCTCAGTACGGTGAGTTCTTGCGCATGAACACTGATTTCGCCCATTTGGGTGCGGAATACAAAACCTTTGATCCCCACAAAATCGCCGATATCCAATAGCTTTTTGAATACGACGTTGTACATTTCGGGTTGCGCTTCGGTGTTGATGTCGTCGCGACTTACGTAAACCTGAATACGACCTTTGGAGTCTTGCAGTTCTACGAATGAAGCTTTGCCCATGATGCGGCGGCTCATTATACGACCTGCCACGCAAACGGGTTTACCGCTTTCGTCGTCTTTAAATTCAGCTTTTATATCGGTGGAAAATGCGTCGGTTGGATACAGTGCGGCAGGATAAGGATCGATGCCCAAATTTCGTAATTCGTCCAGACTTTGACGTCTAAACTGTTCTTGTTCGCTAAGTTCTGTGCTCATAATCTTTTTTAAATACAAATTGCTGCAAAAGTACAAAAAAAGGATGGATTTTTGATTCATAATTTTGAATTGATGTGTTTGCTCTTTGTTTTTAAATAGTTAGATAGATCTTTGAATTAGCAAGTTCATTAATCTATTGATATACTTGTGTAAAGTTTTTAGAACGTCAATACAAGTCTTTAAAATGATGTTTGTATCTTTGCAATCACGAACAAAATCAACTATTCAACCGATTCCCATGACCGAACTCGAAACCCTTTTCCTGCAATACACCCACGAACCTGCTCTTACCGTTACCGAACTTTCTGCCTCCGGCTCAAACCGTAAATACTTCCGGCTGACGAGCGAAAATCATTCGCTTATTGGGGTGGAAGGTACGTCGGTGGACGAAAATATTGCTTTTATCGAAATAGCCAACCATTTTCACCATCAGGGTCTGCCTGTGCCGCGTGTGCTGGGGCAAACGGCCGATAAACGTTTTTATATTCAGGACGACCTGGGCGATACGCTGCTTTTTGATGCCATTGCCGAGGGACGCAAAACGGGCGTGTTCTGCGAACCGGAAAAGGAGTTGCTGCGCAAAACCATGCGTAAGCTTCCCGCCGTTCAGGTGCAGGGGGCGCAGGGACTCGATTTTTCGGTGTGCTATCCGCAACCGGAATTCAACGAGCGTTCCATTCTTTGGGATCTGAATTATTTTAAATACTGTTTTCTGAAAGCTACCGGGTTGGATTTTCAGGAAAATCTGTTGGAAGATGATTTCGTAAAACTGTCGGAAATACTAATGCGCTCGCGGACTAATACCTTTATGTATCGCGACTTTCAGAGTCGGAACGTGATGGTGAAAGACGGCGAACCTTATTTTATCGACTTCCAAGGAGGCCGAAAAGGACCGCTTTATTACGATGTGGCTTCGTTTCTGTGGCAGGCCAAAGCGCAATACAATTCGGAGTTGCGCGAAGAGTTGTTGCACATTTACCTCGCGGCTTTGCAGGAGCTGATGCCAATAGACGAGGCTGATTTTGCTGAACAACTGAAGCATTTTGTGCTTTTCCGCACCTTGCAGGTACTTGGTGCGTATGGTTTCCGTGGCTATTTTGAGAAAAAGCCCCACTTCCTGCAAAGCATTCCGTTTGCTATCGAAAATCTCCGTGCCTTTTTGCATGATGACAACTCTTCCTATCCTTATCTGTTGCAGGTTCTCAAAGAAATGACCGAACTGGAACAATTCCGCGAAGTGGAAATTCGCAAACCATTGGTCGTAAAAGTTTATAGTTTCTCTTATAAAAAAGGCATTCCGCAAGATAATTCCGGCAATGGCGGTGGCTTTGTGTTCGACTGCCGTGCGGTGAATAATCCGGGCAAGTACGAGCGTTACCAGAGCCTGACGGGGCTGGACGAATCGGTTATCCGTTTCCTGGAAGATGATGGCGAAATCCTGTCGTTTATCGATCATGCCTTTGCCCTGGTGGATGCCTCGGTGAAGCGGTATATCGATCGCGGATTCACCAACCTGATGATTAGTTTCGGGTGTACCGGTGGCAGACACCGCTCGGTTTACTCCGCCCAAAAAACGGCAGAACATATCAGCGAAAAGTTTGGTGTGGAAGTACAATTGATTCATCGGGAACAGAATATTGAAGCTAAATTCAGCCCCCTAAATCCCCCAAGGGGGACTTATTGATGAGTAATGAAGTTTTTATTTTGTCAACATGATAAAGGTATATATATTAAAAAAACTAACTTTTAGTCCCCCTTGGGGGATTTAGGGGGCTGAAATATGAAAGCAATGATATTCGCCGCGGGGCTCGGCACCAGATTAAAGCCTCTGACAGATTCTATTCCTAAGGCTTTGGTACCAATTGTCGGGCAACCTTTGTTGGAGCATGTAATACTGAAACTAAAGACTGCCGGTTTCGACGAAATCATCGTGAATGTCCATCACTTTCCCGATCAGATTATTGATTTTCTGAAAGCAAACAATAATTTCGGCATTCGTATCGAGGTGTCGGATGAACGCGATCAGTTGCTTGATACGGGTGGTGGTATCCGAAAAGCAAAGCATTTTTTCGACGACGGACAACCGTTTTTGGTACACAATGTCGATATTCTGTCGGATGTTGATTTGCAGGAATTGTTCCAACAGCACCTTGCTGCCGACTCATTGGCTACGCTGGTGGTAAGTAAGCGAGATACTTTTCGCTATTTGTTATTCAATAATGATCAACGCCTTTGTGGCTGGATTAATGAGAAAACAGGCGAAACCAAACCCATCAGCTTTGATGATATTTCAGGATTTAATAAGCTGGCTTTTGCCGGTATTCAGGTATTGTCGCCCCGTGTTTTTGAGCTAATGGAGACCCTTGATGCTAAGTTTCCCATCATGGATTTCTATTTGTCCAATGCACAGACTCAGGTAATCAAAGGTTTTATCCCAACCGATTTTCACATGCTGGATGTCGGGAAGCTGAATGTATTGGATGAGGCGGAGCGGTTTGTTAGAATAGGTACCCCTAACCCCTAAAGGGGAATCTTAAAAAATAGAATCGTCTCCTATAACTTTATATCAAAAGTATAGGAGACGAAATCTTAATGACAATAGTAATTCAGTTCCCCTTTAGGGGTTAGGGGTAGTAATTTAATTCTTTGTCAGATACAAATCAATCAGCGTCAAAGCTGCCATCGCTTCAACGATAGGCACTGCGCGGGGCAGCACACAAGGATCGTGACGACCACGTGCCTCCAGTTCTACTTCGTTGGTGTGAATATCGAGCGTATCTTGTTTCTTCGAAATGGTGGCAACCGGTTTAAATAGTACGCGGAAATAGATATCCTGTCCGTTGCTGATGCCACCTTGCACGCCGCCCGAATTGTTCGTTTTGGTACTGACCTTGTCGCCGTCTTTTACAAATGAATCGTTCATTTCAGATCCCTTTAAGCTGACTCCCTCAAAGCCTCGTCCGTAATCAAATCCATGAGTTGCATTGATACTTAGCATGGCCTGAGCCAGTCGTGCTTGTAGTTTATCGAAAATTGGTTCGCCCAGTCCGACAGGAACACCTTTGATGACGCACGAAATAATTCCCCCGATAGAGTCGCCTTCTTTTTTCAGCTCCTTAATGTACTCAATCATTTTTTCGGCCACTTCCGGTTGCGGACAACGAACCACATTTGATTCAATAAGTGATAAATCGGCCGTTTCGAAATTCTGACTCATAGCAATGTGTCCGACTTGAGAAGTGAAAGCGGTAATGTCGATTCCATAATTTTTTAGTGCCAGCTTAGCAATGGCTCCTGCCACCACACGCGATGCTGTCTCGCGAGCTGAACTCCTGCCGCCTCCACGATGGTCGCGGATTCCATATTTTTGTTGGTATGTAAAGTCGGCATGCGATGGTCGGTACACTTCTTTCAGATGGTCGTAGTCGGAACTGTGTTGGTTCTCGTTCCAAATAACGAAGGCGATAGGTGTACCGGTACTTTTCCCATCGAAAATTCCTGATAAGAATTCAACTTTATCTCCTTCCTTACGCGGAGTAGAAATAGCCGACTGCCCGGGGCGACGGCGATTCAGTTCGTTTTGTATGAATGTTTCATCTATTTCTATCCCCGGAGGGCAACCGTCAACAATACCGCCGATTCCTTTTCCATGAGACTCGCCAAATGATGTGAAAGTAAATAATTTGCCAATGGTGTTCGACATTAATCTTCGTTTATAAGTTATAAAGTATGGATTATGAATATTTATTACATAATCCGTTGTTCAAGTTACAAAGTTATTCAAAAGTTTGAGATATTGTGAACATAAGCTGTCATTCCTATACAACAATGGATATTAAATAGCTGCGAAGCAGTTTAATATCCATTGAAAATGTAGTTAGTAATAAGTAAGCTTATTAATGACATCCGCAACCGCTGCCGCAACTTCCGCCGCCGCTCATGCTTGCTTCTTCTTCGTCGCCACAACCGCAGCTGCCGCTACTGCATCCGCCGTCGCCACATCCGCAGCCGCTTCCACAACCACCACCCATCAGAGCAGC contains:
- the lysS gene encoding lysine--tRNA ligase; this encodes MSTELSEQEQFRRQSLDELRNLGIDPYPAALYPTDAFSTDIKAEFKDDESGKPVCVAGRIMSRRIMGKASFVELQDSKGRIQVYVSRDDINTEAQPEMYNVVFKKLLDIGDFVGIKGFVFRTQMGEISVHAQELTVLSKALRPLPIVKYKDGVAFDAFEDPEQRYRQRYVDLVVNDGVKDIFLKRTKVYQSMRDYFNAQGYIEVETPILQSIPGGASARPFITHHNALDIPLYLRVADELYLKRLIVGGFEGVYEFSKNFRNEGMDRTHNPEFTAMEIYVAYKDYNWMMDFTERMIEKICLDVNGTNEITVGDKTISFKTPFKRITMIDAIKEHTGIDINGMDEVQLREVCKTLHVEVDETMGKGKMIDEIFGEKCEGNYIQPTFITDYPREMSPLCKRHRDNPELTERFELMVNGKELANAYSELNDPIDQLGRFQEQLKLSEKGDDEAMFIDMDFVRSLEYGMPPTSGMGIGMDRLVMLMTGQQAIQEVLFFPQMKPEKVAKKDGPDKFIALGIPEAWVEVVQKAGIVMVADLKGLNPNKFHQDICGINKKNKLELTNPSKEDVAEWIEAVNK
- a CDS encoding phosphotransferase translates to MTELETLFLQYTHEPALTVTELSASGSNRKYFRLTSENHSLIGVEGTSVDENIAFIEIANHFHHQGLPVPRVLGQTADKRFYIQDDLGDTLLFDAIAEGRKTGVFCEPEKELLRKTMRKLPAVQVQGAQGLDFSVCYPQPEFNERSILWDLNYFKYCFLKATGLDFQENLLEDDFVKLSEILMRSRTNTFMYRDFQSRNVMVKDGEPYFIDFQGGRKGPLYYDVASFLWQAKAQYNSELREELLHIYLAALQELMPIDEADFAEQLKHFVLFRTLQVLGAYGFRGYFEKKPHFLQSIPFAIENLRAFLHDDNSSYPYLLQVLKEMTELEQFREVEIRKPLVVKVYSFSYKKGIPQDNSGNGGGFVFDCRAVNNPGKYERYQSLTGLDESVIRFLEDDGEILSFIDHAFALVDASVKRYIDRGFTNLMISFGCTGGRHRSVYSAQKTAEHISEKFGVEVQLIHREQNIEAKFSPLNPPRGTY
- a CDS encoding nucleotidyltransferase family protein — encoded protein: MKAMIFAAGLGTRLKPLTDSIPKALVPIVGQPLLEHVILKLKTAGFDEIIVNVHHFPDQIIDFLKANNNFGIRIEVSDERDQLLDTGGGIRKAKHFFDDGQPFLVHNVDILSDVDLQELFQQHLAADSLATLVVSKRDTFRYLLFNNDQRLCGWINEKTGETKPISFDDISGFNKLAFAGIQVLSPRVFELMETLDAKFPIMDFYLSNAQTQVIKGFIPTDFHMLDVGKLNVLDEAERFVRIGTPNP
- the aroC gene encoding chorismate synthase — encoded protein: MSNTIGKLFTFTSFGESHGKGIGGIVDGCPPGIEIDETFIQNELNRRRPGQSAISTPRKEGDKVEFLSGIFDGKSTGTPIAFVIWNENQHSSDYDHLKEVYRPSHADFTYQQKYGIRDHRGGGRSSARETASRVVAGAIAKLALKNYGIDITAFTSQVGHIAMSQNFETADLSLIESNVVRCPQPEVAEKMIEYIKELKKEGDSIGGIISCVIKGVPVGLGEPIFDKLQARLAQAMLSINATHGFDYGRGFEGVSLKGSEMNDSFVKDGDKVSTKTNNSGGVQGGISNGQDIYFRVLFKPVATISKKQDTLDIHTNEVELEARGRHDPCVLPRAVPIVEAMAALTLIDLYLTKN